In Anopheles gambiae chromosome 2, idAnoGambNW_F1_1, whole genome shotgun sequence, a single window of DNA contains:
- the LOC1269707 gene encoding protein ST7 homolog → MWDSSVFLSTLTPKFYVALTGTSSLISGLILIFEWWYFRKYGTSFIEQVSINHISPWISGNDNGTDSPVPTTASGSGGSGSGSSGTTQSMPECKVWRNPLNLFRGAEYQRFYWATQKEPLTFYDMNLSAQDHQTFFTCEGDAGKAEYEIMQTAWRERNPVVRIKAAKSALELNPDCAPAYILLAEEEATTIVEAEKILRTALKVAEGNYKRSQTFQHQGTIAEGIHRRDTNVLIYIKRRLAMCARKLGKLKEAVKMFRDLTKEISPIMNVLNIHENLLEALLEMQAYADCQAVLAKYDDISLPKSATICYTAALLKARVVAEKFSPDVASKRGLSPAEMSAVEAIHRAVEFNPHVPKYLLEMKQLILPPEHILKRGDSEALAYAFFHLSHWKNVEGALNLLHCTWEGTFRMLPYPLERGHLFYPYPTCTECADRELLPAFHEVSVYPKKELPFFILFTAGLCSITALLALLTHQYPESMGIFASTTLSWFSLPFHFVKERIEAIWPCNLLQQLSRI, encoded by the exons ATGTGGGATTCATCGGTGTTTCTCAGCACAC TGACCCCCAAGTTCTACGTTGCCCTTACCGGCACATCTAGTCTCATTTCCGGACTGATACTCATCTTCGAATGGTGGTACTTCCGGAAGTACGGAACGTCTTTCATCG AGCAAGTCTCAATCAATCACATCAGCCCGTGGATTAGTGGCAACGACAATGGGACCGATTCGCCGGTTCCAACCACGGCGAGCGGCAGCGGTGGAAGTggaagcggcagcagcggaacAACGCAAAGCATGCCGGAGTGTAAAGTGTGGCGCAATCCGCTCAATCTGTTCCGGGGCGCCGAGTATCAGCGGTTCTACTGGGCCACCCAGAAGGAACCGCTCACCTTCTACGACATGAACCTGTCCGCGCAGGACCATCAAACGTTCTTCACGTGCGAGGGTGACGCGGGGAAGGCCGAGTACGAGATCATGCAGACGGCTTGGCGCGAGCGCAACCCGGTCGTGCGCATCAAGGCGGCCAAAAGTGCACTCGAACTCAACCCGGACTGTGCGCCCGCCTACATCCTGCTGGCGGAAGAGGAAGCGACCACGATTGTGGAGGCGGAGAAGATCCTCCGCACCGCGCTGAAGGTGGCCGAGGGTAACTACAAGCGGTCGCAAACCTTCCAGCACCAGGGGACGATCGCGGAAGGCATCCACCGGCGGGACACGAACGTGCTGATCTACATCAAGCGCCGGCTGGCCATGTGCGCCCGCAAGCTCGGCAAGCTGAAGGAAGCGGTCAAGATGTTCCGTGACCTTACGAAGGAGATCTCGCCCATCATGAACGTGCTGAACATACACGAGAACCTGCTGGAGGCGCTGCTCGAGATGCAGGCGTACGCCGACTGTCAGGCGGTGCTGGCCAAGTACGACGACATCTCGCTACCAAAGTCGGCCACCATCTGCTACACGGCGGCCCTGCTGAAGGCGCGCGTCGTGGCGGAAAAGTTCTCGCCCGACGTTGCCTCCAAGCGCGGCCTCAGCCCGGCCGAGATGAGTGCGGTCGAGGCGATCCATCGGGCGGTCGAGTTTAATCCGCACGTGCCGAAGTATTTGCTCGAGATGAAGCAGCTGATACTGCCGCCGGAACACATCCTCAAGCGGGGCGACTCGGAGGCGCTCGCGTACGCGTTCTTCCATCTCAGCCACTGGAAGAACGTGGAGGGTGCGCTCAACCTGCTCCACTGCACCTGGGAGGGCACGTTCCGCATGCTACCGTACCCGCTCGAGCGTGGCCATCTGTTCTACCCGTACCCGACCTGCACGGAGTGTGCCGACCGGGAGCTGCTGCCCGCCTTCCACGAGGTGTCCGTCTATCCGAAGAAGGAGCTACCGTTCTTCATCCTCTTCACCGCCGGGCTGTGCTCGATCACCGCCCTGCTGGCACTGCTCACTCACCAGTACCCGGAGTCGATGGGCATCTTTGCCAGCACGACGCTCAGCTGGTTCTCGCTGCCGTTCCACTTTGTCAAGGAGCGCATCGAAGCGATCTGGCCCTGCaatctgctgcagcagctttcACGCATTTAA